The Falco biarmicus isolate bFalBia1 chromosome 22 unlocalized genomic scaffold, bFalBia1.pri SUPER_22_unloc_2, whole genome shotgun sequence genomic sequence CCGGGacccctctctctcccccccagAGCCTTCCTCACCCCGGGgaccctcctcttcctcccctgcaGCACCTTCGTCACCCCTGGactcccctcttccccccccgccctccaGCCCCTTCCTTGCCCCGAGGACCCTCCTTGacccctcctcacccccagACCACCCTCCTCCTCACTCCCCCCATTAACCCTCATCACTTGGAcgcaccctcctcctcctcccctcaccTCAAGCCCCCCCTGACCCACCCGCCCCCATACCTGGTTTCTctcccaccacctccaccacaCGAGCCTGGCTCTCATCCCCAACGggctgggggaaaagggggggatcagggggtgggtggggggcacTGATCCCCTCCCCCCCTCGCTGCTgtgccccccatcccccccctcACCGCCTCAGGGTGGGTGCGGttggggagctgcagggcttgGATGTAGAATTGCTCATCCAGGGTGGCCtcctcagccagcagctgctgcagctccagccggATCTGGCGGCCTTGGGCCCGCAGCGACGTGTAggcggggagctgggggaggagggggtgtgggggggagcGTGGGGGGCACACCCCCCCCATCCCCGTGCCAGAATACCCCTGCCTGGGGGAGGAGATCCCCCTCCCCAAGGTCCCTACCGCCTCCGCTGTCTCCTTGTCGtgggctgcctgcaggaggagaggggggaTGGGTGGGTAGGGGGGTCTggtgagggaggagggaggaagaggggggTCCCGGGGCAGGGAAGgctttggggggaaaaagggtGGTCCCCAGGGTGAGGAAGAGGGGGGTCCCGAGGTGAGGAAGGCTTTGGCgagggaaaaggggggggggtgtctcacCAGGAGGGCGCGCACACCCTGGGCCACCTGGTCCTTCTCAGCCTGCAGGCGGGCGATGCTGGCCCGCACCTCCCCCAGCCGTGCCCAGCTGCGAACctgggggggaaaggggaggggggggaggggccgGGGACACGCCCTCAGACCCAACCCACCTGAGGCCACACCCAAAAAGTTAGACCCCGCCCCCCAAACTAAGGACATGCTCCCTGTGAAAACTCCTTCCCCAAACCCCACCCCTACACCCCTCCCAGATCCTGCCCCACCCGAGACAAGCCCCGCCCCCAAGGACCCCACCCACACAGGTGACCCCCACCTGCTACCCCGCCCCTCCCAGATAAACCCGCCCCCAGCCAGACCACCCTCTCCCAaacccctcccctcccagacAGGcctcccacagcccccaggcCCCGCCCCTCCCCAGATTGACCCGCCCCCTCTCCAGCCAGGCCCCACCCCCCTAGAGGCTCCTCCCCCCGACGCTCTGCCCGCCCAGGCCCTCCTCTCCCAGACACGCCCTCTCCCCAGGCCCCGCCCATCCCCAGATTTACCCGCCCCCTTTCCAACTAGACCCCGCCCCCCCTGCTCTGACCCCGCCCCTCCCAGCATGACCCGCCCTCCCGGggccccctcccctgctcacGATGCCGCCGAGGTCGCCCCCCCGCAGGGCCCCGCGCCTCCGCTCCACCTCCCGCTCGCTCAGCGCCGCCACGTCCAGCTGCGGCCGCGCGCTCCGCCCCTCGCGCACGTGCTCGTACAGTCGGCTCCgcgccgcccctcccccccccggtacccctccccccgccccggcgcccCCGCTCGCCGCCCTCCGCCAGCCCCGAACCGCCGCCCCTACAGCTCTGCGCGCCGCCATCTTGCCCGCCACGGCGCGGCGCCGGGCCGGAAGGGGCGGGGCAGTAGCCGGAACAGGCGGGGTCAGGGGAGGCCACGCCCCCTCCCGGCAGCTGACTTCCCCTGCGGCCTCCTAGTGTCCCCAGCGCCCCCGCAGGCCCCATTAGTGTCTCCCGTACCCCCGTTTCCCtccccagtgccaccccagGCCCCTTCCCAGAAccctcagcccccccccagcGTCCCCAGAACCCCCCCGAGCCCTCAGATCCCCCAGTGTTTCTAGTGCCACCCCAGGAACATTCCCCAATACCCCCGAGATCTCCCTAGGCCCCTTCACAGCGTCCCCAGTACCCACCCAGGCAACCTCCAAGTGCCTCAagacaccacacacacccccagcatccccagacaccccgcagccccttcccagtgcctccagccccctcagcaTTCCCCCCAGACACTTCCCAGTGCCTCTAGGCCCCCCTTAGCATCCCCACTACTGCCGCAGCCCCCTTCCCAGTACTCTCAGACCCCCTCCCCACTCTTCCCAGTACCCTCCACACCACTCTGCAACACGCCCCACACAGCATCAACCTTTAATGGCCGCTGCGAAATAACAACACGTCCCTGCTCCACCCCAAGGTGGGTAGGTATGAGGGGAGACCCACACACAGCATCTCCATGCGCACAGAGGGTTCCGTGTCCTCATCCCACTCtccttatttcttcttctggacGTGGGCGCAGTCATACTTGCCACGAATGATGGTGAGCTTCACCCCCGGCAAGTCCTGAGTGCGGCCGCCCTGGACCAGCACGACGTGGTGCTCCTGCAGATTGTGGCCCTCGCCGGGGATGAAGGCCACTGCCTCCTTCCCGTTGCTCAGCCGTACCCGGGCGCATTTACGGTTAGCCGAATTGGGTTTCTTAGGTTTGCGGATCAAATTCTTAATTACCACTCCTTTAATCTGAGGGCGGCCGAAGGTGGCTCCCAGCTTGGGAGGAGGGGGTTTGGGGCGGCCTTGTCGGTGCATCTGGTTCAAGGTGGCCATGGCGGCAGCCTGCTGGGGGTACAGGGGTACTGGCTGCTTCCCGAGCATGGGGGCGGGCGGGAGAGCCCCGGTAGCTGCGGAGGAGGAGACAGAGAGGGGTGAGTGGCCCGAGGGGCAGCGGGCAGGACGGGGAGTGGGGAGGATACGCACCGCAGCCGCGCAGCGAGGCCGCGGCCTTCAGCAGAGCGCGGAGCGGCATCGCCCGGGCCTAGAGGTGGGGAAAACAGCCGGTTAGCGCTGTCGGGAGGGCAGCGGCCGCATCCCCGCACCGGAGACCAGCGAGAGGCAGGCAGCCGGTGACCGGCCGCCTCACTCACCTCACAGCGCCGCCATATTAGCGCCCTGCCAGCCCCTTCTTCCCGCCTTCCCGCGGATTGGGCAGAGCTCACGCCAATCTGCCGCTCTCCGCTGTGTGATTGGTCAAGCTCCTCTTTCAACTTGCCTGGACGCCTTCTATAGGTAGGCGGCGGGGCAAGCGCCGTGCGAGGCCACGCCCCCAGGGGCGTAGCCTGTTGCCGTGGGAACGCGGGCAGGGCGAGTGCCCGGATGCGGCTCGATCGCAACATGGCGGCGGCCGAGTgagctggaggagggggagtgGCAGCACCGGGCCTGTCGTGAGGGGTGAGCGGGGGCCGAGGGGAAGGTGCGTGCTTCAGGGGGGCGTGGAGGAGCcggagggggaaggggaggctggagggggcgcgggggggaCCAGGGGAAAGGGGCTTTGAGTCCCTGAGGTGAGGCCTGGGAGGGAATGGAGGTGCCTGGGAGGGGGGTGAGGggaaagcggggggggggggggggaggctgAGGGAGAAAAGAGATGGGGAGAGCTGAAGTGGGGGGGAtgagggctgtggggagggagggtgcTGATGAGATGGCGGTTTGGGGGGTCCTTGAGGGAAAGGAGGGCTCTGTGGGCCGGGTGGTGTGAAGGACTGGGGGTCCCGGGGGAAGGGGGCGGTGGGAGTCCCTGCGGAGGGCGAGGCTGGGGGAGCCCTGGGCTAAAGGCTGTGGGGTATGGGGGTgttggtgggctgggggagcgtggagctggggtttgggggggcCACTGAGGAGCGGGGCCGGCGAGCGGAGGGACAGTGGGGTCCCAGAGGAAGGGGTGaaactggggagggggctgttgGGCCTGCCTGGACCCTCAGGGAGAGCAGCGGGAGGCCCAGCAGcgagcacaggcagggcagggagggtgtGGAGCAGAGCCCTGGAATTCCGGGCGAGGCGGGAGCAGCAGTGGGTGAGGAGGCTGAGGGTCAAGTCGGGATAGGGCTCAGCCTTCCTCCCCAACCCTCCCTGGCCTAAAAATAGTCAAAATTGTGGGTTACGGGGGATGGCGGCCAGGGCACCGGGCTGTCTGTCAGGGAAGCTGACAGAAATCTCTTGTTCTGGTTCTGGTGCAGCGTCTTTCACCGGAGGATCCCGGCATGCTTCGCTGAGTTGAAAAAGAGTTTTCCCTTCCTCACAGGTAGGAAATGGAGACAAAACCCATTCGCCTGGAGAAGTCCTTCCTTCGCAGGACTCTTCAGAAGCCCTTATTCCACACGCGTGTCTCGCAGTCTGGTATCGGAGAAGGGTCTTTCCATGCCACAGCATGGCCGATGCCCTTCCCCACACGCAGGGGGGAGGAGGATCAGGCGAAGCGTGGTCGCTGTCACCATTAGGTTCTCACAGAAAAGCCGTCATGGCTCTCCAGGGTGCGGAGATTAGGTTGGCCCTATTGACGCGCTGAGCTGGTTGCGGAATGGAAGGGAAAATGTGCAGGAATTGAGggttttctggtgtcttttaTCTGTGTTCTCGGTTCTGTGGGGTTTTGTACACCCGTTGGTGTTCACAGGGCGCTTCTCTCCCCAGTAGCAAGGCAAGTTAACAGTTGGTTGAGCCACAGAGTCCTggggtagatttttttttccagcctctcGCTGTTTTGGGCTGGGTGCTgtcaggcaggagctggcatcCCCCAGGGCTGCCATAACTCCCCTGTTTTGTGCTAAACCCCTCAGAAATGGGGTTTTGCTCCAATTATGGCACATTGGGAGGGTAGAAACTGTGGTTCGAACTCCTCTGTGGTGCTGCCATTGCCGTAAAACTTGGGGCAGTGGTGCCACAGCGGCTGAAActctgcctgggcagggggagaattgccaggcaggcagcacatgCCCAGCACAGGTTTTTGGGCCAAGAAATCTTTAATTTGTGTAACTCCTTTTCCTTGCGCCCACATCTCCGCTTAGCCGAAGTAAGCGCCGCACACGTCGTTTTCCACGTGTTCCTGTCACTTGGTGATGCTTCTTTTGTCGAAGGGAGACACGAAAAGTTTCAGGATTAGTTTTTAGTTGCATTTTCCGGGGAATTTACTGAGTTGTGCAATAATTAAGCAGGTGGGCCGCAGGGCTGCGGAGGGACTCTGACAACGCCCTGCGCAGTAGGCTTGTAAATAACTGCAAATTGGATTTATTGAGACTACCCAGCTGCGGAGCGCAGCGGCAGGGGAGACACAGGCAGCCTGAGGAGAGCGGTGGAAACAAAACCGAAGcgttaaaaaaaacaccaaccaacaacaaaaaggtttttaaataaagccCCAGTATTTGAACGGTGGCCAAAGAGcgagctgctggctgccagtACAAACATTAACTAATCCTGGCGGCCTTTTAAGGCGAGTTGCTTTAGTTTTGGTTAAGAAATGATGCTGTTAGACATAGGGATTGTCCACGGCGCAGGTTGAGGGAGGTTTTCCCAGGAATGGCAGTTAAATGCCACGTTGGAGTAGGGCTGCAAGAGGTGGCACCTGGTGAGGGTGAAACGCGAGGCTGCAGGGATCCATGGCTGGTGCATAGAGCTGCCTTCCTGCCACTAAAGCCACCCTCAGAaagctcctggctctgctgaggGGTCGTCACCCTGAGATTCCCAAACAAAGG encodes the following:
- the MRPS12 gene encoding 28S ribosomal protein S12, mitochondrial, whose translation is MLRSSRIRALALPAFPRQQATPLGAWPRTALAPPPTYRRRPGKLKEELDQSHSGERQIGVSSAQSAGRREEGAGRALIWRRCEARAMPLRALLKAAASLRGCATGALPPAPMLGKQPVPLYPQQAAAMATLNQMHRQGRPKPPPPKLGATFGRPQIKGVVIKNLIRKPKKPNSANRKCARVRLSNGKEAVAFIPGEGHNLQEHHVVLVQGGRTQDLPGVKLTIIRGKYDCAHVQKKK